From Amycolatopsis sp. YIM 10, the proteins below share one genomic window:
- a CDS encoding three-helix bundle dimerization domain-containing protein, producing the protein MDDLHGEQLSEQLRALEERLARDYADVPPRTVHRCVEQEVGRFAGARVLSFIPVLVERAVRPKLERGFVGT; encoded by the coding sequence ATGGATGATCTGCACGGAGAACAGTTGTCGGAGCAGCTGCGCGCGCTGGAGGAACGGCTCGCGCGGGACTACGCGGACGTCCCGCCGCGCACCGTCCACCGATGTGTGGAGCAGGAGGTCGGCCGGTTCGCCGGCGCCAGGGTGCTGAGCTTCATCCCGGTGCTGGTCGAGCGCGCGGTCCGGCCGAAGCTGGAACGGGGTTTCGTTGGCACGTAG
- a CDS encoding MupA/Atu3671 family FMN-dependent luciferase-like monooxygenase produces MDFSLLYFANREVTDPPKEYDLLLDSARFADEHEFTALWLPERHFHPFGGAYPNPALAATALAVSTSRVRLRAGSVVLPLHDPLTVAEDWSFVDNLSRGRVDLALATGWNANDFALAPDRYAGRRDCVFGHLDTLRDLWAGKPVTRVNGEGAEVEITTYPRAVQPDLNLWLTCSSNPANFAEAGTRGLNVLTALLFQEVDDLVPRIEAYREARAAAGFDPDAGTVTVMLHTFVGETDDAVREVIREPFLGYLESSVDLWRSKWPELDDAKQGNLLDHAFERYFRSSALFGSVARCADFVRNLYEVGVDEVASLIDFGVPDRQTLASLEHLDQVRRAVNSPGGLPCR; encoded by the coding sequence ATGGACTTCAGCCTGCTCTACTTCGCCAACCGCGAAGTGACCGATCCGCCGAAGGAGTACGACCTGCTGCTCGATTCGGCGCGCTTCGCCGACGAGCACGAGTTCACCGCGTTGTGGTTGCCGGAGCGGCACTTCCACCCGTTCGGCGGCGCGTACCCGAATCCGGCGCTGGCCGCCACGGCACTGGCCGTGTCGACCAGCCGGGTCCGGTTGCGCGCCGGGAGCGTGGTGCTGCCGCTGCACGACCCGCTGACCGTGGCCGAGGACTGGTCCTTCGTGGACAACCTGTCCCGCGGCCGGGTGGACCTGGCGCTGGCCACCGGCTGGAACGCCAACGACTTCGCGCTCGCCCCGGACCGGTACGCCGGACGGCGCGACTGCGTTTTCGGGCACCTGGACACACTGCGCGACCTGTGGGCGGGCAAGCCGGTGACCAGGGTCAACGGCGAGGGCGCGGAGGTGGAGATCACCACGTACCCGCGTGCCGTGCAGCCCGACCTGAACCTGTGGCTGACCTGCTCGTCGAACCCGGCCAACTTCGCCGAAGCGGGGACGCGCGGGCTCAACGTGCTCACCGCGTTGCTGTTCCAGGAGGTCGACGACCTGGTGCCGCGGATCGAGGCCTACCGCGAGGCACGGGCCGCCGCGGGATTCGACCCGGACGCGGGCACGGTGACGGTCATGCTGCACACCTTCGTCGGTGAGACCGACGACGCCGTGCGCGAGGTGATCCGCGAGCCGTTCCTCGGTTATCTCGAGTCCTCTGTGGACCTTTGGCGCAGCAAGTGGCCGGAACTCGACGACGCCAAGCAGGGCAACCTGCTCGACCACGCCTTCGAGCGGTACTTCCGGTCGTCTGCGCTGTTCGGCTCGGTCGCCCGGTGCGCTGACTTCGTGCGGAACCTGTACGAGGTCGGCGTGGACGAGGTCGCCAGCCTGATCGACTTCGGCGTGCCGGACCGGCAGACGCTGGCTTCGCTGGAACACCTGGACCAGGTTCGGCGGGCGGTCAACTCACCGGGAGGCCTGCCATGCCGGTGA
- a CDS encoding AMP-binding protein produces the protein MPFSTVGSRTETVVEAVRVAAAATPGKLAFTFLENGETESARYDFAGLDAAARRVAARLQADGLAGGRVLLAINPGPDYVAAFFGCLYAGATAVPCYPPRQHGKSRELAAIAVDSGAGAVLTAGGMAATVAERFAETVEDSHFPVLDVDTVDDALTGSWTPPEIDGDDLAFLQYTSGSTGAPKGVMVRHRDIVRHVGYMHRRFELTPDSTAVSWLPPFHDMGLIAGILMPAVMGYHAVLMTPRDFVTRPARWLEAISQYRGEWVAAPNFAYDLCVERVTDEELSALDLSSWRQACNGAEPVRAETIERFTERFGQRGFRPGTFRPCYGLAEVTLAATIPLSGSRPVIIDRTWDSDEQGKRLVGCGVPLDDHELVIVDPETSERREDGTLGEIWVSGPSIPAGYWNREEETERTFRATLPGGDAHYLRTGDMGLVQDGELYVAGRYKDLIIIRGRNYAPSDIEHLVGPCHPRNRASGTAAFSVTEGTENAVERLVVVQEVRTRRESDFEAIIEAIRKRVLEELEITVDVVVLTKPTALPKTTSGKIQRRACRARFLAGSLEALHVWRAATGERAAGPVELEDGWSGTAEAMEILLAENVGRVIGADVAAIDRAQPFSTQGLDSVRGAEFTGNLSVLLGVPVPAAALYEYPSIRDLARHLVEQRAVGEGTGDGR, from the coding sequence ATGCCGTTTTCCACCGTCGGAAGCAGAACGGAAACCGTCGTCGAGGCCGTTCGGGTGGCGGCGGCCGCCACTCCGGGAAAACTCGCCTTCACTTTTCTGGAAAACGGTGAGACCGAAAGCGCGCGTTACGATTTCGCCGGTCTCGACGCCGCGGCCCGCCGGGTGGCCGCCCGGCTGCAGGCCGACGGCCTGGCCGGCGGGCGCGTGCTGCTGGCGATCAATCCCGGCCCGGACTACGTGGCCGCGTTCTTCGGCTGCCTCTACGCCGGGGCCACCGCGGTTCCGTGTTACCCGCCGCGGCAGCACGGCAAGTCGCGGGAGCTGGCCGCGATCGCGGTGGACTCCGGTGCCGGCGCGGTGCTGACCGCTGGCGGCATGGCGGCCACCGTCGCCGAGCGGTTCGCCGAAACCGTGGAGGACAGCCACTTCCCGGTTCTCGACGTGGACACTGTGGACGATGCGCTGACCGGGTCCTGGACCCCGCCGGAGATCGACGGGGACGACCTCGCCTTCCTGCAGTACACCTCGGGGTCCACCGGCGCGCCCAAGGGCGTGATGGTGCGGCACCGCGACATCGTGCGGCACGTCGGGTACATGCACCGGCGGTTCGAGCTGACCCCGGACAGCACCGCGGTGTCCTGGCTGCCGCCGTTCCACGACATGGGCCTGATCGCGGGCATCCTGATGCCCGCGGTGATGGGCTACCACGCGGTGCTGATGACCCCGCGCGACTTCGTCACCCGTCCCGCGCGGTGGCTGGAGGCGATCAGCCAGTACCGCGGTGAGTGGGTGGCCGCGCCGAACTTCGCCTACGACCTCTGCGTCGAGCGGGTCACCGACGAGGAACTGTCCGCTTTGGACCTGTCGAGCTGGCGCCAGGCCTGCAACGGCGCGGAACCGGTGCGGGCGGAGACCATCGAGCGCTTCACCGAGCGGTTCGGCCAGCGGGGCTTCCGGCCCGGGACCTTCCGGCCGTGCTATGGCCTCGCCGAGGTGACGCTGGCCGCCACGATACCGCTGTCCGGCAGCCGCCCGGTGATCATCGACCGCACCTGGGACAGCGACGAGCAGGGGAAACGGCTGGTCGGCTGCGGGGTGCCGCTGGACGACCACGAACTGGTCATCGTCGACCCGGAAACCTCCGAGCGGCGTGAAGACGGCACGCTCGGCGAGATCTGGGTGAGCGGGCCGAGCATTCCCGCCGGCTACTGGAACCGCGAGGAGGAAACCGAGCGGACCTTCCGCGCGACCCTGCCCGGCGGCGACGCGCACTACCTGCGCACCGGCGACATGGGCCTGGTGCAGGACGGCGAACTGTACGTGGCGGGCCGGTACAAGGACCTGATCATCATCCGTGGCCGCAACTACGCGCCGTCGGACATCGAGCACCTGGTCGGCCCGTGTCATCCGCGCAACCGCGCCAGCGGGACGGCGGCGTTCTCGGTCACCGAGGGCACCGAAAACGCGGTGGAACGCCTCGTGGTGGTGCAGGAGGTCCGCACCCGGCGCGAAAGCGACTTCGAGGCGATCATCGAGGCGATCCGCAAGCGCGTGCTGGAGGAACTGGAGATCACCGTCGACGTGGTGGTGCTGACCAAGCCGACCGCACTGCCGAAGACCACCAGCGGCAAGATCCAGCGCCGTGCCTGCCGGGCGCGGTTCCTCGCGGGCAGCCTGGAGGCCCTGCACGTGTGGCGGGCCGCCACGGGTGAGCGCGCGGCCGGTCCGGTCGAACTCGAGGACGGCTGGTCCGGTACCGCCGAGGCGATGGAGATCCTGCTCGCGGAGAACGTCGGGCGGGTGATCGGGGCCGATGTCGCGGCGATCGACCGCGCCCAGCCGTTCAGCACGCAGGGCCTGGATTCGGTGCGCGGTGCGGAGTTCACCGGCAATCTCTCGGTGCTGCTCGGGGTTCCCGTGCCCGCCGCGGCGCTCTACGAATATCCCTCCATTCGCGACCTCGCCCGGCACCTGGTCGAACAACGAGCGGTGGGCGAGGGGACCGGGGACGGCCGGTGA
- a CDS encoding response regulator transcription factor, producing the protein MNQESSKSISVIAGAGVDIRILVVGQNEVVRRGIEAMLHSIANVRDVLSCTGFDEAGRLIGAHRPDVLVAGLGQDPGLPPLLERARHAHTKILLLMRDPGEAELSAIAQLPGDGYLVEEELTVPVLEDTLHRLLVDQVPMPSAMARELLHRAGRAETTAPPPRREYRSRLTRRELQALSLLVEGMSNKQIARGLAISDHAVKRVMASMLVKLNCANRTQAVALALKGGLAGAGTR; encoded by the coding sequence ATGAATCAGGAGAGCTCGAAGAGCATTTCGGTCATCGCTGGGGCTGGCGTGGACATCCGCATTCTCGTCGTGGGGCAGAACGAGGTGGTGCGGCGAGGGATCGAGGCGATGCTGCATTCCATCGCCAACGTCCGTGATGTGCTGAGCTGCACCGGCTTCGACGAAGCGGGAAGGCTGATCGGGGCGCACCGGCCCGACGTGCTGGTGGCCGGACTGGGGCAGGACCCCGGCCTGCCACCGCTGCTGGAGCGGGCGCGCCACGCGCACACCAAGATCCTGTTGCTGATGCGCGATCCCGGTGAGGCCGAACTGTCGGCCATCGCGCAACTGCCCGGTGACGGCTACCTCGTCGAAGAGGAACTGACCGTGCCGGTGCTCGAAGACACCTTGCACCGGCTGCTGGTGGACCAGGTGCCGATGCCCTCGGCGATGGCCCGCGAACTGCTGCACCGGGCCGGGCGCGCGGAAACCACCGCGCCGCCGCCGCGCCGGGAATACCGCTCCCGGCTGACCCGCCGCGAGCTGCAGGCGCTTTCGCTGCTCGTGGAAGGCATGAGCAACAAGCAGATCGCCCGCGGGCTGGCCATCTCCGACCACGCGGTCAAGCGCGTGATGGCCAGCATGCTGGTGAAGCTGAACTGCGCCAACCGGACCCAGGCGGTGGCACTGGCGCTCAAGGGCGGCCTGGCCGGCGCCGGAACCAGATGA
- a CDS encoding ABC transporter permease — protein sequence MTTAESLAPVRPLQRGRLQWAITDTLVLTKRSLRHIPRIPDQLIFATVNPIIFVLLFRYVFGGAIGTPGMTYPDFLMAGIFVQTVAFGAVNSGVGLAEDMSRGLVNRFRSLPMAPSAVLTGRILADVVRNSIIIVTGVLIGLVVGFRPTAGVGGWVAAIALLLLVSLTFSWVSSTIGLMVRNAEGAQSANYIWLLPLTFASSAFVPTESMPAGLRVFADYQPITVIVDAVRGFLLDEPLGWRGWGAFAWCVVLVAICAPIAVRKFQRRAMS from the coding sequence GTGACCACGGCCGAATCCCTCGCCCCCGTCCGCCCGCTCCAGCGTGGCCGGCTGCAATGGGCGATCACCGACACCCTGGTGCTGACCAAGCGCAGCCTGCGCCACATCCCCCGCATCCCCGACCAGCTGATCTTCGCCACGGTCAACCCGATCATCTTCGTGCTGCTGTTCCGCTACGTCTTCGGCGGCGCGATCGGCACGCCCGGCATGACCTATCCGGACTTCCTGATGGCCGGGATCTTCGTGCAGACCGTCGCGTTCGGCGCGGTCAACTCCGGTGTCGGGCTGGCCGAGGACATGAGCCGCGGGCTGGTCAACCGCTTCCGCTCGCTGCCGATGGCGCCGTCGGCGGTGCTCACCGGCCGGATCCTCGCCGACGTGGTGCGCAACTCGATCATCATCGTCACCGGCGTGCTGATCGGGCTGGTGGTCGGCTTCCGGCCGACCGCGGGCGTCGGTGGCTGGGTCGCCGCGATCGCGCTGCTCCTGCTGGTCAGCCTCACCTTCTCCTGGGTGTCCTCGACCATCGGGCTGATGGTGCGCAACGCCGAGGGCGCGCAGTCGGCGAACTACATCTGGCTGCTGCCGCTGACCTTCGCCAGCAGCGCCTTCGTGCCGACCGAGTCGATGCCCGCCGGGCTGCGGGTCTTCGCCGACTACCAGCCGATCACCGTGATCGTCGACGCGGTCCGCGGGTTCCTGCTGGACGAGCCGCTCGGCTGGCGCGGCTGGGGCGCCTTCGCCTGGTGCGTGGTGCTCGTCGCGATCTGCGCGCCGATCGCCGTGCGCAAGTTCCAGCGCCGCGCGATGAGCTGA
- a CDS encoding nucleoside hydrolase produces MARRLILDVDTGTDDAVAIMHAALHPDLELVGITTVNGNVGLAHTTDNTLRVLDVIGRSDVPVHPGLAHPIARRGFPGQKHYERDTDRDMHGTSLPLPEARSKARDVTAVEYLLETLRSATSQLTLVPVGPLSNIATVLAIDPSVVDAVDELVVMGGAHAYGNVTPSAEFNVWADPEAAAVVFAAGFERLTLVPLDATHQALITRGDCEALAALGTPAGAAAADLITRRIDAYRAGGGVSAEDAAPVHDAVCTAYLVRPDIITTRHLHVDVETDGPLTVGRTVIDTRPNATGTPNAHVAFTADPAILVDTLTKTFA; encoded by the coding sequence TTGGCACGTAGGCTCATCCTGGACGTCGACACCGGTACCGACGACGCCGTGGCGATCATGCACGCCGCGCTGCACCCGGACCTGGAGCTGGTCGGGATCACCACGGTGAACGGCAACGTCGGGCTCGCGCACACCACGGACAACACGCTGCGGGTGCTCGACGTGATCGGGCGTTCGGACGTCCCGGTCCACCCGGGCCTGGCGCACCCGATCGCCCGCCGCGGCTTTCCCGGGCAGAAGCACTACGAGCGCGACACCGACCGCGACATGCACGGCACGTCGCTTCCGCTGCCCGAAGCGCGGTCGAAGGCACGCGACGTCACGGCGGTGGAGTACCTGCTCGAAACGCTGCGGTCGGCGACCTCGCAGCTGACGCTGGTGCCGGTCGGCCCGCTGAGCAACATCGCCACCGTGCTGGCGATCGACCCGTCCGTGGTGGACGCGGTGGACGAGCTGGTGGTCATGGGTGGCGCGCACGCCTACGGGAACGTGACCCCGTCGGCCGAGTTCAACGTGTGGGCCGATCCGGAGGCCGCGGCCGTGGTGTTCGCCGCGGGCTTCGAGCGGCTGACCCTGGTCCCGCTGGACGCCACGCACCAGGCGCTGATCACCCGTGGTGACTGCGAGGCACTGGCCGCGCTCGGCACCCCCGCGGGCGCCGCGGCGGCCGACCTGATCACACGGCGCATCGACGCCTACCGTGCCGGTGGCGGTGTTTCGGCCGAGGACGCGGCCCCGGTGCACGACGCGGTGTGCACCGCTTACCTGGTGCGGCCCGACATCATCACCACCCGGCACCTGCACGTCGACGTCGAAACCGACGGCCCCCTCACCGTCGGCCGCACCGTCATCGACACGCGCCCGAACGCCACCGGCACGCCGAACGCCCACGTCGCCTTCACCGCCGACCCGGCCATTCTGGTCGACACCCTGACAAAAACCTTCGCTTAG
- a CDS encoding acetate uptake transporter family protein, whose amino-acid sequence MTTVRSEPVTAEPAVPIPVPDAPSSRPSSAYLALGYLCFSTTLFILAVFHAGLVSFNFIVAVFPTAIFFGGVAQFIAGIWAYSQRNFFAAVTFTSFAAFWLSYSLYTWLFLPQLVANFGNSVTAATGSFTLAWGMVALFTTVAARRVNRAVFGLLSLTTLMFLFITIGQYAVAPPVDLVGGVFALAAAVLGLYVGAAYLINGSYGRVVLPLGEPRS is encoded by the coding sequence ATGACCACAGTGCGTTCCGAGCCAGTGACGGCCGAACCGGCGGTCCCGATCCCCGTTCCCGACGCGCCGTCGAGCCGGCCGAGTTCGGCCTATCTGGCGCTGGGGTACCTCTGCTTCTCGACCACCCTGTTCATCCTGGCGGTGTTCCACGCGGGGCTGGTTTCGTTCAACTTCATCGTGGCGGTGTTCCCGACGGCGATCTTCTTCGGTGGGGTGGCGCAGTTCATCGCCGGTATCTGGGCGTATTCACAGCGTAACTTCTTCGCCGCGGTCACCTTCACCTCGTTCGCCGCGTTCTGGCTGAGCTACTCGCTCTACACCTGGCTGTTCCTGCCGCAACTGGTGGCGAACTTTGGTAATTCTGTTACTGCCGCCACCGGTAGTTTCACCTTGGCGTGGGGAATGGTGGCGCTGTTCACCACCGTCGCCGCGCGGCGGGTGAACCGCGCGGTGTTCGGACTGCTTTCGCTGACCACGCTGATGTTCTTGTTCATCACCATCGGCCAGTACGCGGTGGCACCGCCGGTCGACCTGGTGGGCGGGGTGTTCGCGCTGGCCGCGGCGGTGCTGGGGTTGTACGTGGGAGCCGCCTACCTGATCAACGGCAGCTACGGCCGGGTCGTGCTGCCGCTGGGTGAACCACGCTCGTAG
- a CDS encoding ATP-binding cassette domain-containing protein translates to MSDQTPALVVDGLHKRYGDVEAVNGLSFSARRGTVLGLLGPNGAGKTTTVQIISTLLPFDRGTVTVLGKDVVRDARALRSEIGLTGQYTALDEYLTGYENLEMIGQLYHLSGADARRRANELLARFELVEAGKRLVKTYSGGMRRRLDLAASLIVNPALLILDEPTTGLDPHSRQTVWQMVRELVAGGTSLLLTTQYLEEAEELADDIVVIDGGTVVAQGTPDSLKTQVGGARLEVHLAAEAKATVALEALERFSTASAELNAETGVITVPAIKEPRLLAKVIRELDDLEIGVEDVRLREPTLDEVFLTLTGKNTVPAEPQQA, encoded by the coding sequence ATGTCCGACCAGACACCCGCGCTGGTGGTCGACGGCCTGCACAAGCGCTACGGCGACGTCGAGGCGGTCAACGGGCTGAGTTTCTCCGCCCGCCGCGGCACCGTGCTCGGCCTGCTCGGGCCGAACGGCGCCGGCAAGACGACCACCGTGCAGATCATCTCCACGCTGCTCCCGTTCGACCGCGGCACGGTGACCGTGCTGGGCAAGGACGTGGTACGCGACGCGAGGGCGCTGCGTTCCGAAATCGGCCTCACCGGGCAGTACACCGCGCTCGACGAGTACCTCACCGGCTACGAGAACCTCGAAATGATCGGGCAGCTCTACCACCTCAGCGGCGCCGACGCGCGCCGCCGGGCGAACGAGCTGCTCGCCAGGTTCGAACTGGTCGAAGCCGGGAAGCGCCTGGTCAAGACCTACTCCGGCGGTATGCGGCGGCGCCTGGACCTGGCCGCCAGCCTGATCGTCAACCCGGCGCTGCTGATCCTCGACGAACCGACCACCGGACTCGACCCGCACAGCAGGCAGACCGTCTGGCAGATGGTCCGCGAACTGGTCGCCGGCGGCACCTCGCTGCTGCTGACCACGCAGTACCTGGAGGAGGCCGAGGAGCTGGCCGACGACATCGTGGTGATCGACGGCGGCACGGTGGTCGCGCAGGGCACCCCGGATTCGCTGAAGACCCAGGTCGGCGGCGCACGGCTGGAGGTGCACCTGGCGGCCGAGGCCAAGGCGACCGTCGCGCTCGAAGCGCTCGAACGGTTCAGCACCGCCTCCGCCGAGCTGAACGCCGAGACCGGGGTGATCACCGTGCCCGCGATCAAGGAGCCGCGCCTGCTGGCGAAGGTGATCCGCGAACTCGACGACCTGGAGATCGGGGTCGAGGACGTGCGCCTGCGCGAGCCGACGCTCGACGAGGTCTTCCTGACCCTGACCGGCAAGAACACCGTCCCCGCCGAACCGCAGCAAGCCTGA
- a CDS encoding MarR family winged helix-turn-helix transcriptional regulator, with protein sequence MSAPASGRQPGTESDQIPARDIVAILFDTSRRLCLQSDRLLGATIGLSEARARLLVTVSELEPARMGRLASDLGVSPRSVTSMVDALERDGLITREPDPEDRRATLLRLTADSRARMSRLFDAQHQLAEDLLAPLGEDDRANLHRMLSVLWHSAGPDGAPRSGRPGEVTG encoded by the coding sequence ATGTCCGCACCTGCTTCCGGTCGTCAACCCGGCACGGAGAGTGATCAGATCCCGGCCAGGGACATCGTCGCGATCCTGTTCGACACCTCGCGCCGGTTGTGCCTGCAGTCCGATCGCCTGCTCGGCGCCACCATCGGGCTGTCGGAGGCGCGGGCCCGCCTGCTGGTCACGGTCAGTGAACTCGAGCCCGCGCGCATGGGCAGGCTGGCCAGTGATCTAGGGGTCAGCCCAAGGTCGGTGACCAGCATGGTCGACGCGCTCGAGCGCGACGGGCTGATCACCAGGGAGCCCGACCCCGAGGACCGGCGCGCCACCCTGCTGCGGCTCACCGCGGACAGCCGTGCCCGGATGTCGCGGCTGTTCGACGCCCAGCACCAGCTCGCCGAGGATCTGCTCGCCCCGCTCGGCGAGGACGACCGGGCGAACCTGCACCGGATGCTCAGCGTGCTCTGGCACAGCGCCGGTCCGGATGGGGCGCCCCGATCGGGGCGCCCCGGCGAGGTGACCGGTTGA
- a CDS encoding type I polyketide synthase, translating into MTAPVAVAGMACRLPGASGPDEFWRLITDGRSEVGEVPPGRWDVEATYDPQPGLRGKTCSRWGGLLSDVDRFDADLFGITPREVERLDPQQRLVLEVAWEALEDAALIPADLAGSRTGVFIGAGNSDFARMLLQDPSEVDIYSLVGGGLSLLANRLSYTLDLRGPSVVVDTACSGSLVAVHQAMRSLRDGECDLAIAGGVNLCLSPEVDIANSHARLLSPTGGSKVFDESADGFVRSEGCALVVLRRGDEPGPVHAVLKGSAMAGSGRGNGLGAPSAAGQEEVVRLALRNAKVEPGEIGYVETHTTGTAIGDAVEVGSLSRVFGGDRETPLRLGSVKAGIGHLEAASGVVSLIKTILVLRHGWIPPVAVERLSPQIRLGAGVEIPAEPCTWHGPRVAGINSFGYGGNNVHLVVGEASSVPAEPPEGPEVLVLSARSPASLTELVGRYTDFLLEHKEVPLADIAHTARTARTHYEHRLFAVGSTHEELARSLADAEPFVAGKPVIAFEFADDKADGEWFDALCERIPALALIVEDLDGTIDAPGFVPQYALATLLAEWGVCPDLVIGHGSGEVAAACVAGASNPYEFDGEFGEPDTPLHLGGEAPDRDFTIRFCADFTDDGLPRLLGGLHCRGSEVDWAAIGTERSLTHLPSTPFEHHERWPIGVHRRAPAKPAKAHPLLRRR; encoded by the coding sequence GTGACCGCGCCGGTCGCGGTGGCCGGAATGGCCTGCCGCCTCCCCGGGGCATCCGGTCCGGACGAGTTCTGGCGGCTGATCACCGACGGCCGCAGCGAAGTCGGTGAGGTGCCACCAGGACGCTGGGACGTGGAAGCGACCTACGACCCGCAGCCCGGTCTGCGCGGAAAGACCTGTTCGCGCTGGGGCGGCCTGCTGTCCGATGTGGACCGGTTCGACGCCGACCTGTTCGGGATCACCCCGCGCGAGGTGGAGCGCCTGGACCCGCAGCAGCGGCTGGTGCTGGAGGTCGCCTGGGAGGCGCTGGAGGACGCGGCACTGATCCCCGCGGACCTGGCCGGGAGCCGGACCGGGGTGTTCATCGGCGCCGGGAACAGCGACTTCGCCAGGATGCTGCTGCAAGATCCGTCCGAAGTGGACATCTATTCGCTGGTCGGCGGCGGGCTGAGCCTGCTGGCGAACCGGCTGTCGTACACGCTGGACCTGCGCGGCCCGAGCGTGGTGGTGGACACCGCCTGTTCCGGTTCGCTGGTCGCGGTGCACCAGGCGATGCGCAGCCTGCGCGACGGCGAATGCGACCTGGCCATCGCGGGCGGGGTGAACCTGTGCCTTTCCCCGGAGGTGGACATCGCGAACTCGCACGCCCGGCTGCTTTCGCCGACCGGCGGCAGCAAGGTCTTCGACGAGTCGGCCGACGGGTTTGTGCGCAGCGAGGGTTGTGCTCTGGTGGTGCTGCGCCGTGGTGACGAACCGGGGCCGGTGCACGCGGTGCTCAAGGGATCCGCGATGGCGGGCTCGGGGCGGGGCAACGGACTTGGCGCACCCAGTGCGGCCGGGCAGGAGGAGGTCGTCCGGCTCGCGTTGCGCAACGCGAAGGTCGAACCCGGCGAGATCGGTTACGTCGAAACGCACACCACCGGCACGGCGATCGGTGACGCGGTGGAGGTCGGCTCGCTGTCCCGCGTTTTCGGCGGTGACCGAGAGACGCCGCTGAGGTTGGGATCGGTCAAGGCGGGCATCGGGCACCTGGAAGCGGCATCGGGTGTGGTCTCGCTGATCAAGACGATCCTCGTGCTGCGGCACGGCTGGATCCCGCCGGTGGCGGTGGAGCGGTTGAGTCCGCAGATCCGCCTGGGTGCCGGGGTGGAGATCCCGGCCGAACCGTGCACTTGGCACGGTCCGCGGGTGGCGGGCATCAACTCGTTCGGCTACGGCGGCAACAACGTGCACCTGGTGGTCGGCGAAGCGTCGAGCGTGCCGGCCGAACCTCCCGAAGGCCCGGAGGTGCTGGTCCTGTCGGCACGTTCACCGGCATCGCTGACCGAACTCGTCGGCCGCTACACCGACTTCCTGCTGGAACACAAGGAAGTGCCGCTGGCCGACATCGCCCACACCGCGCGAACCGCCCGGACGCACTACGAGCACCGGCTTTTCGCGGTCGGTTCCACCCATGAGGAACTGGCCCGGAGTCTCGCCGACGCCGAACCCTTTGTCGCCGGCAAGCCGGTGATCGCTTTCGAGTTCGCCGACGACAAGGCGGACGGCGAGTGGTTCGACGCCCTGTGCGAACGAATTCCCGCGCTGGCCCTGATCGTCGAAGATCTCGACGGCACGATCGACGCACCCGGCTTCGTGCCGCAGTACGCGCTGGCGACGCTTCTGGCGGAGTGGGGTGTCTGCCCGGATCTGGTCATCGGGCACGGTTCGGGCGAGGTCGCCGCCGCCTGCGTCGCGGGCGCGAGCAATCCTTACGAGTTCGACGGGGAGTTCGGCGAGCCAGACACCCCGCTGCACCTCGGCGGTGAAGCGCCCGATCGTGACTTCACCATCCGATTCTGCGCCGACTTCACCGATGACGGCCTGCCGCGCCTGCTCGGCGGCCTGCACTGCCGTGGTTCCGAAGTGGACTGGGCGGCGATCGGCACCGAGCGGTCACTTACGCACCTGCCCAGCACCCCGTTCGAACACCACGAGCGGTGGCCGATCGGGGTGCACCGCCGGGCACCGGCCAAACCGGCCAAGGCGCACCCGCTGCTGCGCCGACGCTGA